A portion of the Adhaeribacter radiodurans genome contains these proteins:
- a CDS encoding DUF5872 domain-containing protein yields the protein MAKNRNEQQYTQPELREKIKEELKQSHKGGKKGQWSARKSQLLAKEYEEKGGGYKGKKDEQAKALDQWTKEEWQTQKGEPNARQKDKTSRYLPKEVWDKLSPEEKKEAEQTKAKGSKKGEQQVSYTPAIKIALKKVKSKDTGITRKDLLEEAKKLNIKGRTKMKKQELEQAIQAHK from the coding sequence ATGGCAAAGAACAGGAACGAACAACAATATACCCAACCCGAATTACGGGAGAAAATTAAAGAAGAGCTGAAACAATCGCATAAAGGCGGTAAAAAAGGACAATGGTCGGCGCGTAAAAGCCAGCTACTTGCCAAGGAATACGAAGAAAAAGGCGGCGGGTACAAAGGCAAAAAAGACGAGCAGGCTAAAGCCTTGGATCAATGGACCAAGGAAGAATGGCAAACCCAGAAAGGGGAACCAAATGCCCGCCAAAAAGATAAAACCAGTCGGTATTTACCTAAAGAAGTGTGGGATAAGCTAAGTCCGGAAGAGAAAAAAGAAGCCGAACAAACCAAAGCCAAAGGCTCGAAAAAAGGGGAACAACAAGTATCTTATACCCCGGCTATTAAAATAGCACTGAAAAAAGTAAAAAGTAAAGATACCGGTATTACCAGAAAAGACCTGTTGGAAGAAGCTAAGAAATTAAATATTAAAGGCCGGACCAAAATGAAAAAACAAGAATTGGAACAGGCTATTCAAGCGCATAAATAA
- a CDS encoding DinB family protein: MATVNKEQLLQFLENRVEGHIQEAIKTFQNEQTEVLLQPAPDGGWSIAQCLEHLNGYGKFYLPQIKNGLEEASNPIHSEIFKGSWVGSYLTRMMEPTTGKKKYKAFKNHIPAPDLDAHAVVAEFIHQQEELLNYLKQARRVDLDTIKLPLSITKLVKLKLGDVFQFLIAHNERHMQQAKRNVMKTFVAGNR, translated from the coding sequence ATGGCAACGGTAAATAAAGAACAACTTTTACAGTTTCTGGAAAATAGGGTAGAAGGTCATATTCAGGAAGCTATAAAAACTTTTCAGAACGAACAGACAGAAGTTCTCTTACAACCTGCCCCAGATGGTGGCTGGAGCATTGCTCAATGTCTAGAACATTTAAACGGATATGGTAAATTTTACCTGCCGCAAATCAAAAATGGATTAGAAGAGGCAAGTAATCCTATTCATTCGGAGATTTTTAAAGGTTCCTGGGTGGGAAGTTATCTTACCCGCATGATGGAGCCGACTACGGGAAAGAAAAAATACAAAGCTTTTAAAAACCACATTCCCGCACCAGATCTAGATGCCCACGCTGTAGTAGCTGAATTTATTCACCAACAAGAAGAATTATTAAATTACCTGAAACAAGCCCGCCGCGTAGATTTAGATACGATTAAACTTCCGCTTTCGATCACTAAATTAGTTAAATTAAAACTAGGCGATGTCTTTCAGTTTTTAATTGCACATAACGAAAGGCATATGCAACAAGCCAAACGAAATGTAATGAAAACATTTGTTGCCGGAAATAGGTAA
- a CDS encoding DUF4345 domain-containing protein: MQTIKTSKLAAQAFIGLSAVSLLMVSVMAFYNPQDVMDLVAVKLTNNDAFSSIRGVYGGVGLTLFISLIYLLLTDVKKGLAFLTLLWGFYALSRLVTIFAEGSLGAFGKQWLVTETVFFIIAVVLLWKNKDSVLAKPVN; the protein is encoded by the coding sequence ATGCAAACAATAAAAACCTCCAAATTGGCCGCGCAAGCTTTTATTGGTCTTTCAGCGGTAAGTCTGTTAATGGTAAGTGTTATGGCTTTTTACAATCCGCAGGATGTAATGGATTTAGTAGCGGTGAAACTAACTAATAATGACGCCTTTAGTTCAATCCGGGGTGTTTACGGCGGCGTAGGATTAACTTTATTTATTAGTTTAATTTACTTGTTGCTAACAGATGTTAAGAAAGGATTAGCTTTTTTAACTTTATTGTGGGGTTTTTACGCCTTATCGCGCTTGGTTACCATTTTTGCTGAAGGTTCTTTGGGCGCTTTCGGAAAACAATGGCTCGTAACGGAAACGGTATTTTTTATTATCGCCGTGGTTCTATTATGGAAAAATAAAGATTCAGTTTTAGCTAAACCAGTAAACTAA
- a CDS encoding Crp/Fnr family transcriptional regulator → MNAIYPIPETEWEAFAGLWKPFSARRKEVLTLSGKPEKYLYFVLEGVQRVYYFDEQNREATLVFTYAPSFGGVLDALLLQQPSRYFYETLTPSTFLRAPVSDLLPLIAIKPTIAFIIRQGLAQALSGVLERLVELQCFTSEEKFRQLLKRSPHILQLVPHKYLANYLGIEATNFSKLINRIRI, encoded by the coding sequence ATGAATGCCATTTATCCCATACCTGAAACGGAGTGGGAAGCTTTTGCTGGTTTATGGAAGCCTTTTTCTGCCCGGCGCAAAGAAGTACTTACCCTGTCTGGTAAGCCCGAAAAATATTTGTATTTTGTATTAGAAGGCGTGCAGCGGGTATATTACTTCGATGAACAGAACCGGGAAGCCACGTTGGTATTTACGTACGCCCCTTCCTTTGGCGGCGTGCTGGATGCTTTGCTGCTGCAACAACCTTCACGTTATTTTTACGAAACGCTTACCCCCTCCACTTTTCTCCGGGCGCCGGTCAGTGATTTGTTACCGCTAATTGCTATTAAGCCTACCATTGCCTTTATAATCCGGCAAGGTTTGGCTCAGGCGCTTTCGGGGGTATTAGAGAGGTTAGTGGAGTTACAATGCTTTACTTCCGAAGAAAAATTCCGGCAATTATTAAAGCGTAGTCCGCACATTTTGCAGTTGGTGCCGCATAAATATTTAGCCAATTACCTGGGAATTGAGGCCACCAATTTTAGTAAATTGATCAATAGAATCCGGATCTGA
- a CDS encoding polysaccharide lyase: protein MKIKLLLSISLLSLFTVACETEEIVELEAAVKSEVELTSSSNVTSVDSYRNNLMVEQRFETTYISPFNKQVYTSHGFALSGSAARTGSKSARIELRKADNKVRSEILLPAETSSNRWYGLSMYLPSSYWQTSTEVDTWDIIAQWHAMEDDGEAARFPPIALVVSKGRLNVVMYWATRSNNTNSTISGKKVFDLGPVIKDKWVDFVFHINFSHESDGIFDVWLNGTKTLDYSGPNSYNDNEYPYFKTGIYKRKWGSITKRALFIDDIRTAGGGATYADVAPSGSGSNNPPVEDPDTTPDTDPETDPGSSTDQKVESFTLINADTDREIKTIANGETLDLANLPTKNINIRANTSFPVGSVYFNLSGAKTYTKTEGGAPYSLFGDTNSDYAAWQPATGQYTLKATPYTEAGGKGEAGTALTVNFTVVSGSGSSNPPVEDGGSTPAIDPVTDPVSSSGQKVISFTLINGDTDREIKTIANGETLNLANLPTKNINIRANTNTTVGSVKLNLSGKWTMSKTESAPYTLFGDEKKSDGSINYGGIVLPSGDYTLKATPYTESSGQGTAGTPLTINFTITQ, encoded by the coding sequence ATGAAAATTAAACTACTCTTATCCATTTCCTTACTATCCTTATTTACAGTAGCTTGCGAGACAGAAGAAATAGTTGAGTTAGAAGCCGCAGTTAAATCGGAGGTTGAATTAACCAGTAGCAGTAATGTTACGTCGGTTGATTCTTACCGGAATAATCTGATGGTAGAGCAGCGATTCGAAACCACTTACATTAGTCCATTTAACAAGCAAGTGTATACTTCGCATGGTTTTGCTCTTTCTGGTTCTGCTGCCCGCACGGGTTCAAAATCTGCTCGTATTGAGTTAAGAAAAGCTGATAATAAGGTACGATCCGAAATATTATTACCTGCCGAAACATCCAGTAACCGTTGGTATGGTTTAAGTATGTATTTACCAAGTAGTTACTGGCAAACTAGCACCGAGGTAGATACGTGGGATATAATTGCGCAATGGCATGCTATGGAAGATGATGGAGAGGCCGCTCGTTTTCCCCCCATTGCTTTGGTAGTTAGTAAAGGTAGATTAAACGTGGTAATGTATTGGGCTACGCGCTCTAATAACACTAACTCAACTATTAGCGGTAAAAAAGTATTTGACCTGGGACCGGTAATTAAAGATAAATGGGTTGATTTTGTATTTCACATTAACTTTTCTCATGAGTCGGATGGTATTTTTGATGTTTGGTTAAACGGCACGAAAACGCTTGATTATAGTGGTCCAAATAGCTATAACGATAATGAATATCCTTATTTTAAAACCGGTATTTACAAAAGAAAATGGGGAAGCATCACAAAAAGAGCTCTTTTTATAGATGATATTCGCACAGCAGGTGGTGGTGCCACCTATGCCGATGTTGCTCCATCTGGTTCCGGTTCCAATAATCCTCCAGTAGAAGACCCAGACACCACTCCTGATACCGATCCAGAAACTGATCCGGGATCATCAACCGATCAGAAGGTTGAAAGTTTTACTTTAATTAATGCAGATACCGATCGGGAAATTAAAACAATTGCAAACGGCGAAACCTTAGATTTAGCAAATTTACCTACCAAAAACATTAATATCCGGGCCAATACCAGTTTCCCGGTTGGTAGTGTGTATTTTAATCTGAGCGGTGCTAAAACCTACACTAAAACGGAGGGAGGCGCTCCATACTCTTTATTCGGCGATACCAATTCAGATTATGCTGCCTGGCAACCAGCCACCGGCCAATATACCTTAAAAGCAACTCCTTATACCGAAGCTGGCGGTAAAGGGGAAGCGGGTACCGCTTTAACCGTTAATTTTACGGTAGTTTCTGGTTCCGGGTCCAGTAATCCGCCAGTAGAAGATGGTGGTTCTACCCCGGCTATCGATCCAGTTACCGATCCAGTATCATCAAGTGGGCAAAAAGTAATAAGCTTTACTCTGATTAATGGCGATACCGATCGGGAAATAAAGACCATTGCTAACGGCGAGACGTTAAATTTAGCAAATTTACCTACTAAAAATATCAACATCCGGGCGAATACCAATACAACCGTTGGTAGTGTAAAACTAAATTTATCCGGCAAATGGACCATGTCTAAAACTGAATCTGCTCCATATACTTTATTCGGCGACGAGAAAAAAAGCGATGGTTCGATTAATTACGGCGGCATTGTCTTACCTAGCGGGGATTATACCTTAAAAGCGACTCCTTATACCGAGTCTAGTGGGCAAGGTACTGCCGGTACTCCTTTAACCATCAATTTTACCATAACACAATAG
- a CDS encoding polysaccharide lyase has translation MKTKLLLSISLLALFTTACETEELVQPEVKSDVELTSTSNVTSVDSYRDNLLVEQRFEGSIISPFNKQVYTSHGYALSSAVARTGSKSVRLELRKADNKVRSEILLPAETSSNRWYGFSTYLPSGYWQNSMTSDTWDIIAQWHAMEDSGEAARFPPIALVVSKGRLTAVLYWATRSINTNSTISGKKVFDLGPVIKDKWIDFVFHINFSHQSDGVFDIWVNGTKAVSFRGPNSYNDKAYPYFKTGIYKRDWGSITKRALFVDDIRTAGGGATYADVAPSGSGGTTTPPKEEDEVVTSGQKLTSFTLINADTDRDIMTISNGATIDLSNIGTRNLNVRANTYPATVSSVGFALSGAHSLTTTQTGKPYALFGDSGGNYNVWRAVTGSFTLKGTPYTGSNKSGTAGTPLAVTFKIVE, from the coding sequence ATGAAAACTAAACTACTCTTATCAATTTCCTTACTGGCTTTATTTACGACAGCCTGCGAAACGGAAGAATTGGTTCAGCCAGAAGTTAAATCGGACGTTGAATTAACCAGTACCAGTAATGTTACCTCTGTTGATTCTTACCGGGATAATCTTTTAGTAGAGCAGCGGTTTGAGGGCTCTATTATAAGTCCGTTTAACAAACAAGTGTATACCTCTCATGGATATGCTCTTTCTAGTGCCGTTGCTCGCACGGGTTCAAAATCGGTTCGTTTAGAATTAAGAAAAGCAGATAATAAAGTACGTTCGGAAATATTACTACCTGCTGAAACTTCTAGCAACCGTTGGTATGGGTTTAGTACCTATTTGCCTAGTGGTTACTGGCAGAACAGCATGACTTCCGATACTTGGGATATAATTGCGCAGTGGCATGCTATGGAAGACTCCGGAGAGGCTGCACGTTTTCCCCCCATTGCGTTAGTGGTTAGTAAAGGCCGCTTAACTGCAGTTCTTTATTGGGCTACCCGGTCTATCAACACCAATTCTACCATTAGCGGTAAAAAAGTATTCGACTTAGGTCCGGTAATTAAAGATAAGTGGATTGATTTTGTATTTCACATTAACTTCTCGCACCAATCAGATGGTGTTTTCGATATTTGGGTAAATGGTACGAAGGCAGTTAGCTTCCGTGGTCCAAACAGTTACAACGATAAAGCTTATCCTTACTTTAAAACCGGTATTTACAAAAGAGATTGGGGAAGCATTACCAAGAGAGCTCTTTTTGTAGATGATATTCGCACAGCAGGTGGTGGTGCCACGTATGCCGATGTTGCTCCATCTGGTTCCGGTGGTACTACTACCCCGCCTAAAGAAGAAGATGAAGTGGTTACCTCTGGCCAAAAGTTAACAAGCTTTACTTTAATTAATGCCGATACTGACCGGGATATAATGACGATTTCAAACGGAGCTACTATTGATTTGTCTAATATAGGTACCCGCAACCTGAATGTTCGGGCCAATACGTATCCAGCTACGGTAAGCAGTGTAGGATTTGCTTTGTCTGGTGCCCATAGCCTTACAACTACTCAAACAGGAAAACCTTACGCTCTATTCGGCGATTCTGGTGGAAACTATAACGTGTGGCGTGCCGTTACCGGTAGCTTTACTTTAAAAGGCACTCCTTATACCGGATCAAATAAATCTGGTACGGCTGGTACTCCATTAGCGGTTACTTTTAAAATTGTAGAATAA
- a CDS encoding protein phosphatase 2C domain-containing protein, translating into MSNKLRLSFTQIATTSLDALLLQAVQEVKKDWLRQIQALPTDEQVVLRANIEQKNVPECATTLLISKISVNGELTAYRSGDCKMVLYTHTNRKLKVMNTTLLSKNDSSNDRLFFRLVLNAQKELDIQHNTPKYEIVKQANVQSIIAFTDGIGLESESLLNKPRAESFTDLREEIVYHLQGTADDKAICFIQIKSGKE; encoded by the coding sequence ATTTCGAATAAGCTGCGCCTGTCTTTTACTCAAATAGCCACTACTTCGCTGGATGCTTTACTTCTGCAAGCCGTTCAGGAAGTTAAAAAAGATTGGCTACGGCAAATTCAAGCCTTACCCACCGATGAGCAAGTTGTTCTCCGGGCCAACATTGAGCAAAAAAACGTTCCGGAATGCGCTACCACGCTTTTAATTAGTAAAATATCTGTTAACGGCGAACTTACCGCCTATCGCTCCGGCGATTGTAAAATGGTACTTTATACGCACACCAACCGCAAGCTTAAAGTTATGAACACCACCTTATTGAGTAAAAACGACAGCAGTAACGACCGGTTATTTTTCCGGTTAGTTCTTAACGCGCAGAAAGAATTGGATATTCAGCATAATACCCCTAAGTACGAAATTGTAAAACAGGCAAATGTGCAATCTATTATTGCCTTTACCGATGGCATTGGCCTAGAATCTGAATCCCTCCTGAATAAACCCAGAGCTGAATCTTTTACGGACTTAAGAGAAGAAATAGTATATCATTTACAAGGTACCGCTGATGATAAGGCAATTTGCTTTATACAAATTAAATCAGGGAAAGAATAA
- a CDS encoding vWA domain-containing protein: MAKIKKWFCLTDEAHVFDEPTEDGYCHIGMAYHGILEERIIGEEVRPTQPPPPELTSPPPSNEVGLCVFLMDASSSMADQAFPGTKPTKMDLIATSAASGIFDLERMQNNPNAYVAAFKFDDSVELMFVDTVANLLLRFNKDVKKFANYLYDELYAMQGGTDINRALQQAYSFVDKFLKKQIPDFKVPDYTPMRQIILDSNGNSLSIANVRVLIYTDGMQYDAAKNKVLQDNLFKVKPLAGPNHDIVIGAFFGKENDEGCQELQSLLSPCPIHDELQFFLLDNPARINILKNLFRMASGASGFCPRCLEKQLTRKPNS; this comes from the coding sequence ATGGCCAAAATTAAAAAATGGTTCTGCCTCACCGACGAAGCGCACGTTTTTGATGAGCCTACCGAAGATGGGTACTGCCATATAGGTATGGCGTACCACGGTATTTTAGAAGAAAGAATAATAGGAGAGGAGGTAAGGCCCACCCAGCCTCCTCCACCAGAACTCACTTCGCCACCGCCCAGCAACGAAGTTGGCTTGTGCGTTTTTTTGATGGATGCTTCTTCGTCGATGGCGGACCAGGCTTTTCCGGGAACCAAACCCACCAAAATGGATTTAATTGCCACCAGTGCAGCCAGCGGCATTTTTGACTTAGAACGCATGCAAAACAATCCGAATGCCTACGTAGCGGCTTTTAAATTTGATGATAGCGTAGAGCTGATGTTTGTAGATACGGTAGCCAATTTATTGCTGCGGTTTAATAAGGACGTTAAAAAATTTGCGAATTACCTCTACGATGAATTGTACGCAATGCAGGGCGGCACCGATATTAACCGGGCTTTGCAGCAGGCGTATTCTTTTGTAGATAAGTTTTTAAAAAAGCAAATACCCGATTTTAAAGTTCCCGATTATACGCCCATGCGCCAGATTATTCTGGATAGTAATGGTAATTCGTTATCGATTGCCAACGTTCGGGTTTTAATTTATACCGATGGCATGCAGTACGATGCTGCTAAAAATAAAGTATTACAGGATAATCTTTTTAAAGTAAAGCCGCTTGCCGGCCCGAACCACGATATTGTAATTGGGGCATTTTTCGGAAAAGAAAACGATGAAGGTTGTCAGGAACTGCAAAGTTTATTGAGTCCTTGTCCCATTCACGACGAACTTCAATTCTTTTTATTAGATAACCCAGCCAGGATTAATATTTTGAAAAATTTGTTTAGGATGGCCTCCGGTGCTTCCGGTTTTTGCCCGCGCTGCCTCGAAAAACAATTAACTCGTAAACCTAATTCATAA